One window of Deltaproteobacteria bacterium genomic DNA carries:
- a CDS encoding LysM peptidoglycan-binding domain-containing protein yields the protein MITARLLPVALLLAAMLPGAAAAQEGEDLPRIFLEKKVYSDMAGGKQSFFETHTVEKGETLWKILERKEPLTPDRYAERLKEFRRANPKVADPSRLAPGQKLLVPSGGRQETKDDGRTVGYTVKRGDSLSKILSSRAVPRRQRKKYLDVIREINPSVTDVNRIVAGKTLRLPTDRYFTEAKPPPEPEKVIAAAEPEKVMAAAEPPEPAPPVKPAVPPKSPEPEKIVPPEAGIAVVPPPVEVPPAPEVPPVPALTRDVAPGPGQDALAAGKPEAELLVPKPVSPTASVVETGKAKPAEEAVIPPARSPYRGLLSDLFLAIGEKWVDRGTMYLPLPSGGDAVLQLSDFPVVRFSGGTEALIDFRGGIPPRVVDAISAQWKSLRVVSLADAGGAGDRIDRILRVSGYHSVKEGISRPVVMGETVSVALPARWVIQRTEDSLLSGDLVLLKEVPEKPDPELLAVLRYARRVGLRVLPYADDPKAMEGFLVGVQEEASAGGIPVGLAVPKTGGLPAVDFGLSLLGIAAKTGERLRVGGEGDAFRLVVSPERLFVVDGKKYVVDTGKMSPAIRSILRESGYAVFPAGKDASGREIFQRLMKAAGVGSEERKEYLLTGGAKSGYEVRVTGAFLSLSGSSGGAGRRIVLVRRKIHSATRALLGDMGVEIVEW from the coding sequence TTGATCACGGCGCGCCTTCTTCCTGTCGCCCTCCTTCTGGCCGCGATGCTGCCGGGCGCGGCGGCGGCCCAGGAGGGGGAGGATCTCCCCCGGATCTTCCTCGAGAAGAAGGTCTATTCCGACATGGCGGGCGGGAAGCAGAGCTTCTTCGAGACGCACACGGTGGAGAAGGGGGAGACGCTCTGGAAGATCCTCGAGCGGAAGGAGCCCCTCACCCCGGACCGGTACGCGGAGCGCCTCAAGGAATTCCGGCGGGCCAACCCGAAGGTCGCCGACCCGTCGCGCCTCGCACCGGGCCAGAAGCTCCTTGTTCCGTCCGGAGGAAGACAGGAGACGAAGGACGACGGAAGGACGGTCGGCTACACGGTGAAGCGAGGAGACTCCCTTTCGAAGATCCTCTCCTCTCGCGCCGTTCCGCGCCGGCAGCGGAAAAAGTACCTCGACGTGATCCGGGAGATCAACCCGTCGGTCACGGACGTGAACCGGATCGTCGCCGGGAAGACGCTCCGTCTTCCGACGGATCGGTACTTCACGGAGGCGAAGCCGCCGCCGGAGCCGGAAAAGGTGATCGCCGCCGCGGAACCGGAAAAGGTGATGGCCGCCGCGGAACCGCCGGAACCCGCTCCGCCGGTGAAACCTGCCGTGCCGCCGAAAAGCCCGGAGCCGGAGAAAATCGTGCCGCCGGAGGCCGGGATCGCGGTCGTCCCGCCCCCGGTGGAGGTCCCGCCCGCCCCGGAAGTTCCCCCCGTCCCGGCGTTGACGCGCGACGTCGCCCCCGGCCCGGGCCAGGACGCCTTGGCCGCCGGGAAGCCGGAGGCGGAGCTGCTGGTTCCCAAGCCCGTCTCCCCGACCGCGTCGGTCGTGGAGACGGGGAAGGCGAAGCCCGCGGAGGAGGCCGTCATCCCGCCGGCGCGGTCTCCGTACCGGGGGCTCCTGTCGGACCTCTTCCTGGCGATCGGCGAAAAGTGGGTCGATCGGGGAACGATGTACCTTCCCCTCCCTTCCGGGGGCGACGCGGTGCTGCAGTTGTCCGATTTCCCCGTCGTGCGATTCTCCGGGGGGACGGAGGCGCTCATCGATTTCCGCGGCGGCATCCCGCCCCGGGTCGTGGACGCGATCTCCGCGCAATGGAAATCGCTCCGGGTCGTCTCTCTTGCCGACGCGGGCGGCGCGGGGGATCGGATCGACCGGATCCTGCGCGTGTCGGGGTACCATTCCGTGAAGGAGGGAATCTCCCGCCCCGTGGTGATGGGCGAGACCGTCTCGGTCGCGCTCCCCGCGCGCTGGGTCATCCAGCGGACCGAGGATAGCCTCCTCTCCGGTGACCTCGTCCTGTTGAAAGAGGTCCCGGAAAAGCCCGATCCGGAGCTTCTCGCCGTCCTTCGGTACGCGCGTCGCGTCGGGCTTCGCGTCCTTCCCTACGCGGACGACCCGAAGGCGATGGAAGGGTTCCTCGTCGGCGTCCAGGAGGAGGCGTCGGCGGGAGGGATCCCGGTGGGCCTCGCGGTGCCGAAGACGGGCGGGCTACCGGCGGTGGACTTCGGCCTCTCCCTCCTCGGGATCGCGGCGAAGACCGGGGAGCGCCTGCGCGTGGGTGGGGAAGGAGACGCCTTCCGGCTCGTGGTTTCGCCCGAGCGGCTCTTCGTGGTCGACGGGAAGAAGTACGTGGTCGATACGGGGAAGATGTCCCCCGCGATCCGCTCGATCCTCCGGGAATCCGGGTACGCCGTCTTCCCGGCGGGAAAGGACGCTTCCGGCCGGGAGATTTTCCAGCGGCTGATGAAGGCGGCGGGGGTCGGGTCGGAAGAGCGGAAGGAGTACCTGTTGACGGGGGGGGCGAAGTCGGGGTACGAGGTCCGGGTCACGGGCGCGTTCCTTTCCCTGTCCGGTTCCTCGGGCGGGGCGGGACGCAGGATCGTGCTCGTTCGCAGGAAAATTCACTCGGCCACCCGGGCGCTGCTCGGAGACATGGGTGTGGAAATCGTCGAGTGGTAG